One window of Hylemonella gracilis genomic DNA carries:
- a CDS encoding branched-chain amino acid ABC transporter ATP-binding protein/permease: MILKNKEQQGGVLLGLGTPLQIAACLAVLALGAGLSLSLNGYWVFVLAQVALLAIVGVGLNVLIGLTGQMSFGHVGFYAIGAYTVAILTSKAGLSFWLAWPLAALLGAACGALLALPALRVKGPYLAMITIAFGFIVEHGIVEAGALTGGQNGIMGIAGPALGGLAQGERAMALLAIAAAGLALALYAWLARGTWGAAMRAVRDAETAAESIGLNPLVIKTVAFALSALCAAAAGALFAPLSGFVTPHTFGFVQSILFVLVVMLGGAGSVAGPLIGAVIVGLLPELLSGLEEYRLLFFGVLLLVVLWVAPDGLAGMLRRLRVRLRPPTLAEPKAADAARAESPAAAADPAAVLPRRARRPLTARGLSMQFGGVRAVSDLHFEAPAAAVTSLIGPNGAGKSTALNMLSGFYRPTEGGFALGSEGLTGLDAMRIARRGVARSYQTSQLFGSLSVLDNVMLAMRRGRLGPLLGAAGRIDPALTARAVELIRWCGYAGHPDTLAADLPHVDRRLVEIARALAVDPEALLLDEPAAGLSREDKARLGALLRRIADVGVTVLLVEHDMALVMGISDQVVVLDAGVRLAVGPPAQVQADPAVQQAYLGESVDIVDSYAPPLHGSLPPEGAAAPSGGPAVRRGEPRAVVVPSGVGQRPEMLGVGSLVAGYGAEPVLHGIDLQVRQGEVVALLGANGAGKSTLMKALAGLHRPVQGGIHLEGQELKNFGAEQVVARGVVLVPEGRQVFPELSVLDNIRLGAFLRPQDREARVEEQLRRFPRLRERLHQRAGLLSGGEQQMLAIARALMSRPRILLLDEPSLGLAPKVIAELFAALDQLRREGMTLLLVDQMAGLALALADRAYVIEGGRIVAQGTASEIAADGALAQAYLGRQAKSAPLPA; encoded by the coding sequence GTGATTTTGAAGAACAAGGAACAGCAGGGCGGCGTTCTGCTCGGTCTGGGCACGCCGCTGCAGATCGCGGCCTGCCTGGCTGTGCTCGCCCTCGGCGCGGGTCTGTCGCTGTCACTCAATGGGTATTGGGTGTTTGTGTTGGCCCAGGTGGCCCTGCTGGCCATCGTGGGTGTGGGACTGAACGTGCTGATCGGCCTGACGGGCCAGATGTCCTTCGGCCATGTGGGCTTCTACGCCATCGGCGCTTACACGGTGGCCATCCTGACCAGCAAGGCGGGCCTGAGCTTCTGGCTGGCCTGGCCGTTGGCGGCACTGCTTGGTGCAGCCTGTGGCGCGCTGCTGGCCTTGCCCGCGCTGCGCGTGAAGGGGCCTTACCTGGCCATGATCACCATCGCCTTCGGTTTCATCGTGGAGCACGGCATCGTCGAGGCGGGCGCGCTCACCGGCGGGCAGAACGGCATCATGGGCATCGCCGGCCCGGCCCTGGGCGGCCTGGCCCAGGGCGAACGCGCCATGGCATTGCTGGCCATCGCAGCGGCGGGCCTGGCCTTGGCGCTGTACGCTTGGCTGGCGCGTGGCACCTGGGGCGCGGCCATGCGCGCGGTGCGTGACGCCGAGACGGCCGCCGAATCCATCGGCCTGAACCCGCTGGTGATCAAGACCGTGGCCTTCGCGCTGTCGGCGCTCTGCGCGGCGGCGGCGGGCGCGCTGTTCGCGCCGCTCTCCGGTTTCGTGACACCGCACACCTTTGGTTTTGTCCAGTCCATTCTGTTTGTGCTGGTGGTCATGCTGGGCGGCGCGGGTTCGGTGGCGGGGCCGCTGATTGGCGCGGTCATCGTGGGGCTGCTGCCTGAATTGCTGTCGGGCCTGGAGGAATACCGCCTGCTCTTCTTCGGCGTGTTGCTGCTGGTGGTGCTTTGGGTTGCGCCCGATGGTTTGGCCGGGATGTTGCGTCGCCTGAGAGTGCGGCTGCGGCCGCCGACCTTGGCCGAGCCCAAGGCGGCGGACGCAGCGCGGGCCGAGTCGCCCGCTGCCGCTGCAGACCCTGCCGCGGTCTTGCCTCGACGCGCACGTCGGCCTCTGACCGCGCGAGGCCTGAGCATGCAGTTCGGCGGCGTGCGTGCCGTGTCCGACCTGCATTTCGAGGCGCCCGCCGCGGCCGTGACCAGCCTGATCGGTCCCAATGGCGCGGGCAAGTCCACAGCCTTGAATATGCTGAGCGGTTTCTACCGACCCACCGAGGGGGGCTTCGCGCTTGGGAGCGAGGGCCTGACGGGCCTGGATGCGATGCGCATCGCGCGCCGGGGCGTGGCGCGCAGCTACCAGACCTCGCAGCTCTTCGGGTCCTTGAGCGTGCTGGACAACGTGATGCTGGCCATGCGCCGCGGGCGGCTTGGGCCGCTGCTGGGCGCGGCCGGGCGCATCGATCCCGCGTTGACCGCGAGGGCAGTTGAACTGATCCGCTGGTGTGGCTACGCCGGGCACCCCGACACGCTGGCGGCTGATCTGCCGCATGTGGACCGGCGCCTGGTGGAGATCGCCCGTGCGCTGGCCGTCGACCCCGAGGCGCTGCTGTTGGACGAGCCCGCGGCCGGCCTCTCGCGCGAGGACAAGGCGCGCCTGGGCGCGCTGCTGCGGCGCATCGCCGACGTGGGCGTCACGGTGCTGCTGGTGGAGCACGACATGGCCTTGGTCATGGGCATCAGCGACCAGGTGGTGGTGCTCGATGCGGGTGTGCGCCTGGCCGTGGGCCCGCCCGCCCAGGTGCAGGCCGACCCGGCGGTGCAGCAGGCGTATTTGGGGGAGTCGGTGGACATTGTTGACTCCTACGCTCCGCCGTTGCACGGGTCGCTGCCCCCTGAGGGGGCAGCCGCACCTTCGGGCGGCCCGGCGGTGAGGCGCGGTGAGCCCCGCGCGGTGGTGGTCCCGAGCGGCGTCGGGCAACGTCCCGAGATGTTGGGCGTCGGCTCTCTGGTCGCGGGTTATGGCGCCGAGCCGGTGCTGCACGGCATCGATCTGCAGGTGCGCCAGGGCGAGGTGGTGGCCCTGCTGGGTGCCAACGGCGCGGGCAAGTCGACCTTGATGAAGGCACTCGCGGGCTTGCACCGACCGGTGCAAGGGGGCATCCACCTCGAGGGTCAGGAGCTTAAGAACTTCGGCGCCGAGCAGGTGGTGGCGCGGGGTGTGGTGCTGGTGCCCGAGGGGCGCCAGGTCTTTCCTGAGCTCAGCGTGCTGGACAACATACGGCTCGGCGCCTTCTTGCGACCCCAAGACCGCGAGGCGAGGGTGGAGGAACAGCTGAGGCGCTTTCCGCGCCTGCGCGAACGCTTGCACCAGCGCGCTGGGCTGCTTTCGGGCGGCGAACAGCAGATGCTGGCCATCGCGCGTGCGCTGATGTCGCGCCCGCGCATCCTGCTGTTGGACGAGCCTTCGTTGGGCCTGGCGCCCAAAGTCATCGCCGAGCTGTTTGCCGCGCTGGACCAGTTGCGCCGCGAGGGCATGACGCTGCTGCTGGTAGACCAGATGGCTGGCCTCGCGCTGGCCCTGGCGGACCGCGCCTACGTCATCGAGGGTGGTCGCATCGTGGCCCAGGGCACGGCCTCCGAGATCGCGGCGGACGGCGCGCTGGCCCAGGCCTACCTGGGGCGGCAGGCGAAATCGGCGCCGTTGCCTGCCTGA
- a CDS encoding PspC domain-containing protein, whose product MSLADELKKLEELRQRGTLSEAEFGQAKAKLLGVHATGLEAVNGLRLSSSDRWIGGVCGGLALTSGVTSWVWRLIFILFVCFGGFGLLAYLLLWILVPRE is encoded by the coding sequence ATGTCGCTCGCCGACGAACTGAAAAAACTTGAGGAACTGCGCCAGCGCGGTACCTTGAGTGAAGCGGAATTTGGTCAGGCGAAGGCCAAGCTGCTTGGGGTGCATGCCACCGGTCTAGAGGCCGTCAATGGCCTGCGCCTCAGTTCGTCGGATCGCTGGATAGGCGGGGTCTGCGGTGGACTGGCGCTGACTTCAGGGGTGACCAGCTGGGTCTGGCGCCTGATTTTCATCTTGTTTGTCTGCTTCGGCGGTTTCGGTCTTCTCGCCTACCTCCTACTCTGGATCCTTGTGCCGCGCGAATGA
- a CDS encoding 2-oxoglutarate dehydrogenase E1 component, whose protein sequence is MSESTGSTSSVYQTYSDNTYLFGGNAPYVEEMYENYLANPGSVPDNWRDYFDALQHVPAVDGSNSRDVPHLPVINAFAERAKQGVTQVVMATGADSEMGRKRTAVQQLIAAYRNVGARWADLDPLKRTERPPIPELDPAFYGFSDADQETVYNTSNTFFPGETMSLRELLNALRETYCGTIGVEYMYITDQTQKRWWQQKLESTRTNPNFTAEQKKHILDRLTAAEGLERYLHTKYVGQKRFSLEGGESFIASMDALIQQAGAKGVQEVVIGMAHRGRLNVLVNTLGKMPKDLFAEFDHTAPEALPSGDVKYHQGFSSDVSTAGGPVHLSLAFNPSHLEIVNPVVEGSVRARMDRRGDADGKQVLPVLVHGDAAIAGQGVNQETLALSETRGYTTGGTVHIVINNQIGFTTSDPRDSRSTLYCTDIVKMIEAPVLHVNGDDPEAVVLATRLALEYRMEFHRDVVVDIVCFRKLGHNEQDTPSLTQPLMYKKIGSHPGTRKLYGDKLVTQGILPADGPDEFVKAYRTAMDAGKHTVDPVLTNFKSKFAVDWSPFLDKKWTDAADTALPLAEWKRLAEKLTTIPDSVTPHQLVKKVYDDRAAMGRGDVPVDWGMGEHMAFASLVAAGYPVRLSGEDCGRGTFTHRHAVIHDQKREKYDEGTYIPLQNVGEGQAPFTVIDSILSEEAVLAFEYGYASNDPHTLTIWEAQFGDFANGAQVVIDQFIASGEVKWGRVNGITLMLPHGYEGQGPEHSSARLERFMQMAADTNMQIVQPTTASQIFHVLRRQMVRPLRKPLVIMTPKSLLRNKDATSPLSEFTKGGFQTVIGEQKEIAADAKVKRVICCSGKVYYDLVKKREEKSLDDVAILRVEQLYPFPHKVFGAELKKYPNATEIVWCQDEPQNQGAWFFIQHNIHENMLDGQKLGYAGRAASASPAVGYAHLHQEQQKALVEAAFSKLKGFVLTK, encoded by the coding sequence ATGAGCGAATCCACAGGCTCCACGTCGTCTGTCTATCAGACATACAGCGACAACACCTATCTGTTCGGTGGCAATGCCCCGTACGTCGAAGAGATGTACGAGAACTACCTTGCCAATCCCGGCAGCGTCCCCGACAACTGGCGCGATTATTTCGACGCGCTGCAGCACGTGCCCGCCGTGGACGGCAGCAACAGCCGCGACGTGCCGCACCTGCCCGTCATCAACGCCTTCGCGGAACGCGCCAAGCAGGGCGTCACCCAGGTGGTCATGGCCACCGGCGCCGACTCCGAGATGGGGCGCAAGCGCACGGCGGTGCAGCAGCTGATCGCCGCTTACCGCAACGTCGGCGCGCGCTGGGCCGATCTGGATCCGCTCAAGCGCACCGAGCGTCCCCCGATTCCCGAGCTCGATCCCGCTTTCTACGGCTTTTCCGACGCCGACCAGGAAACGGTCTACAACACCAGCAACACCTTCTTCCCCGGCGAGACGATGTCGCTGCGCGAGCTGCTCAATGCGCTGCGCGAGACCTATTGCGGCACCATCGGTGTCGAGTACATGTACATCACCGACCAGACGCAAAAGCGCTGGTGGCAGCAGAAGCTGGAAAGCACCCGCACCAACCCCAATTTCACGGCCGAACAGAAAAAACACATTCTGGATCGCCTGACGGCCGCGGAAGGCCTGGAGCGTTACCTGCACACCAAGTACGTGGGGCAGAAGCGCTTCTCGCTGGAAGGTGGTGAGAGTTTCATTGCCTCCATGGACGCGCTGATCCAGCAGGCCGGCGCCAAGGGCGTGCAGGAAGTCGTGATCGGCATGGCTCACCGCGGCCGCCTGAACGTGCTGGTCAACACCCTGGGCAAGATGCCCAAGGACCTGTTCGCCGAGTTCGACCACACCGCGCCCGAAGCGCTGCCTTCCGGTGACGTGAAGTACCACCAGGGCTTCTCGTCGGACGTGTCCACCGCCGGCGGCCCGGTCCACCTGAGCCTGGCCTTCAACCCTTCGCACCTCGAAATCGTCAACCCCGTGGTGGAAGGTTCGGTGCGCGCTCGCATGGACCGCCGTGGCGATGCCGACGGCAAGCAGGTCTTGCCGGTGCTGGTGCATGGCGACGCGGCCATCGCTGGCCAGGGCGTGAACCAGGAAACGCTGGCGCTGTCCGAGACCCGGGGCTACACCACCGGCGGAACGGTCCACATTGTCATCAACAACCAGATCGGCTTCACGACCAGCGACCCGCGTGACAGCCGCTCCACGCTGTACTGCACGGACATCGTCAAGATGATCGAAGCGCCCGTGCTGCACGTCAACGGCGACGATCCCGAGGCCGTGGTGCTGGCCACCCGGCTGGCGCTGGAATACCGCATGGAGTTTCACCGCGACGTGGTGGTGGACATCGTGTGCTTCCGCAAGCTGGGCCACAACGAGCAGGACACCCCCAGCCTGACCCAGCCGCTGATGTACAAGAAGATCGGCAGCCATCCGGGCACCCGCAAGCTGTACGGCGACAAGCTGGTCACGCAGGGCATTCTCCCGGCCGATGGTCCGGACGAATTCGTCAAGGCCTACCGTACCGCCATGGACGCCGGCAAGCACACGGTGGACCCGGTGCTGACCAACTTCAAGAGCAAGTTCGCCGTCGACTGGTCGCCCTTCCTGGACAAGAAGTGGACGGACGCCGCCGACACGGCCCTGCCGCTGGCCGAATGGAAACGCCTGGCCGAGAAGCTGACGACCATTCCCGACAGCGTGACGCCGCACCAACTGGTCAAGAAGGTGTACGACGACCGCGCGGCCATGGGCCGGGGCGATGTGCCCGTGGATTGGGGCATGGGCGAGCACATGGCCTTTGCGTCCCTGGTGGCCGCAGGTTACCCGGTGCGTCTGTCGGGCGAGGACTGTGGCCGTGGCACCTTCACGCACCGCCATGCCGTGATCCACGACCAGAAGCGCGAGAAGTACGACGAAGGCACCTACATTCCCCTGCAGAACGTGGGCGAAGGGCAGGCACCGTTCACCGTCATCGACTCCATCCTGTCGGAAGAAGCGGTGCTGGCCTTTGAATACGGCTACGCTTCGAACGATCCGCACACACTGACGATCTGGGAAGCCCAGTTCGGCGACTTCGCCAACGGCGCCCAAGTCGTGATCGACCAGTTCATCGCCTCCGGCGAGGTGAAGTGGGGTCGTGTCAACGGCATCACGCTGATGCTGCCGCATGGCTACGAAGGCCAGGGTCCGGAGCACAGCTCGGCGCGCCTGGAGCGCTTCATGCAGATGGCCGCAGACACCAATATGCAGATCGTGCAGCCGACCACGGCCAGCCAGATCTTCCACGTGCTGCGCCGTCAGATGGTGCGCCCGCTGCGCAAGCCCCTGGTCATCATGACGCCCAAGTCCCTGCTGCGCAACAAGGACGCCACCTCGCCGCTGTCCGAGTTCACCAAGGGCGGTTTCCAGACCGTCATTGGCGAGCAGAAGGAAATCGCCGCGGACGCCAAGGTCAAGCGCGTGATCTGCTGTTCGGGCAAGGTCTATTACGACCTGGTCAAGAAGCGCGAGGAAAAGAGCCTGGACGACGTCGCCATCCTGCGCGTCGAGCAGCTCTATCCCTTCCCGCACAAGGTCTTCGGCGCGGAACTCAAGAAGTACCCGAACGCCACCGAGATCGTGTGGTGCCAGGATGAACCGCAGAACCAGGGGGCCTGGTTCTTCATCCAGCACAACATCCACGAAAACATGCTGGATGGCCAGAAGCTGGGTTACGCCGGTCGCGCCGCCTCGGCCTCGCCGGCCGTGGGTTACGCCCATCTGCACCAGGAGCAGCAAAAGGCCCTCGTGGAGGCCGCCTTCTCCAAGCTCAAGGGCTTCGTGCTCACCAAGTAA
- a CDS encoding YdcH family protein encodes MDANLHSPQRRLIELRIEHADLDAMIDRMGEQAGVAQTNDELSLRRLKKRRLALRDEIARLERELMPDEPA; translated from the coding sequence GTGGACGCCAACCTCCATTCCCCGCAGCGCCGCCTGATCGAGCTGCGCATCGAACATGCCGACCTGGATGCCATGATCGACCGCATGGGCGAGCAGGCGGGGGTGGCACAGACGAATGACGAGTTGTCCCTGCGTCGCCTGAAGAAACGCCGCCTGGCGCTGCGTGACGAGATTGCTCGCCTTGAACGGGAGCTCATGCCCGATGAGCCTGCCTGA
- the lpdA gene encoding dihydrolipoyl dehydrogenase — protein MSKQFDVIVIGGGPGGYIAAIRAAQLGFNTACIDEWKNEKGGPAPGGTCTNVGCIPSKALLQSSEHFEHANKHFAEHGITATGVKMDVAKMIARKDAVVKQNNDGILFLFKKNKVSFFHGRGSFVKAVDGGYEIAVKGAADETLVAKQVIVATGSNARALPGAPFDEENILSNDGALRIGGVPKKLAVIGSGVIGLEMGSVWRRLGADVTVLEGLPTFLGAVDEQIAKEAKKAFDKQGLKIELGVKIGEVKSSKKGVSIAYTNAKGEAQTLEADKLIISIGRTANTIGLGAEAVGLKLDERGAIVVDELCKTNLPGVWAVGDVVRGPMLAHKAEEEGVAVAERIAGQHGHVNFNTIPWVIYTSPEIAWVGKTEQQLKAEGVAYKAGTFPFLANGRARALGDTTGMVKFLADAKTDEILGVHMVGPMVSELISEAVVAMEFKASSEDIARICHAHPSLSEATKEAALAVDKRTLNF, from the coding sequence ATGTCCAAACAATTTGACGTTATTGTTATCGGCGGCGGCCCTGGTGGTTATATCGCCGCCATCCGCGCCGCCCAACTGGGCTTCAACACCGCTTGCATCGACGAGTGGAAGAACGAGAAGGGCGGCCCGGCGCCGGGGGGCACCTGCACCAACGTGGGCTGCATTCCCTCCAAGGCCTTGCTGCAATCGTCCGAGCATTTCGAGCACGCGAACAAGCACTTCGCGGAGCACGGCATCACGGCCACGGGCGTCAAGATGGACGTGGCCAAGATGATCGCCCGCAAGGACGCGGTCGTGAAGCAGAACAACGACGGCATCCTCTTCCTGTTCAAGAAGAACAAGGTGTCGTTCTTCCATGGTCGCGGCTCGTTTGTCAAAGCCGTTGACGGTGGTTATGAAATCGCCGTCAAGGGCGCCGCCGACGAGACCCTGGTGGCCAAGCAAGTTATCGTGGCCACCGGCTCCAACGCGCGTGCCTTGCCGGGCGCGCCCTTCGACGAGGAGAACATCCTCTCCAACGACGGCGCGCTGCGCATCGGCGGCGTGCCCAAGAAGCTGGCCGTGATCGGTTCCGGCGTGATCGGCCTCGAAATGGGCTCGGTATGGCGCCGCCTGGGCGCGGACGTGACCGTGCTCGAAGGCCTGCCGACCTTCCTGGGCGCGGTGGACGAACAGATCGCCAAGGAAGCCAAGAAGGCCTTCGACAAGCAGGGCCTGAAGATCGAACTGGGCGTCAAGATCGGTGAGGTCAAGTCGTCCAAGAAAGGTGTCAGCATCGCCTACACCAACGCCAAGGGCGAAGCCCAGACGCTGGAAGCGGACAAGCTCATCATCTCCATCGGTCGCACGGCGAACACCATCGGCCTCGGCGCCGAGGCGGTGGGCCTGAAGCTGGACGAGCGTGGTGCCATCGTGGTGGACGAGCTGTGCAAGACCAATCTGCCCGGCGTCTGGGCCGTGGGCGACGTGGTGCGCGGTCCCATGCTGGCGCACAAGGCGGAAGAAGAAGGCGTGGCCGTGGCCGAGCGCATCGCCGGCCAGCATGGTCACGTGAACTTCAATACCATCCCCTGGGTCATCTACACCAGTCCCGAGATCGCCTGGGTCGGCAAGACTGAGCAGCAGCTCAAGGCCGAGGGCGTGGCCTACAAGGCGGGTACCTTCCCTTTCCTGGCCAACGGCCGTGCGCGTGCCCTGGGCGACACCACGGGCATGGTGAAGTTCCTGGCCGACGCCAAGACCGATGAAATCCTGGGCGTGCACATGGTCGGCCCCATGGTGTCGGAGCTGATCTCCGAGGCCGTGGTTGCCATGGAGTTCAAGGCCAGCAGCGAGGACATCGCGCGCATTTGTCACGCGCATCCCTCCTTGAGTGAAGCCACCAAGGAAGCGGCCCTGGCCGTGGACAAGCGCACGCTGAACTTCTGA
- the odhB gene encoding 2-oxoglutarate dehydrogenase complex dihydrolipoyllysine-residue succinyltransferase — protein sequence MAIVEVKVPQLSESVSEATMLQWKKKAGELVAVDEILIEIETDKVVLEVPAPAAGVLAELVVGDGGTVTAEQVIARIDTEGKAGAAAPAAAAPAAAPAAAPAAAAAVSASKAGVAMPAAAKLMADNNLAGGSVSGTGKDGRVTKGDVLSAVAGGAKPAPAAIPTGAPAKALPQVSAPSTSLHLGERPEQRVPMTRLRARVAERLLQSQSTNAILTTFNEVNMAPVMELRKKFQDSFTKEHGTKLGFMSFFVKAAVHALKKYPVLNASVDGNDIVYHGYFDIGIAVGSPRGLVVPILRNADQMSFADIEKKIAEFGKKAQEGKLGIEEMTGGTFSISNGGTFGSMMSTPIINPPQSAILGVHATKDRAVVENGQIVVRPMNYLAMSYDHRIIDGREAVLGLVAMKDALEDPSRLLFDI from the coding sequence ATGGCTATCGTAGAAGTAAAGGTTCCGCAGCTGTCCGAATCGGTGTCGGAAGCCACCATGCTGCAGTGGAAGAAAAAGGCCGGCGAGCTGGTGGCCGTCGATGAGATCCTGATCGAGATCGAAACCGACAAGGTCGTGCTCGAAGTGCCGGCCCCCGCAGCAGGCGTGCTGGCCGAGCTGGTGGTCGGCGACGGCGGCACGGTGACGGCCGAGCAGGTCATCGCCAGGATCGACACCGAAGGCAAGGCCGGCGCGGCTGCGCCCGCAGCAGCGGCGCCCGCGGCTGCCCCGGCCGCTGCCCCCGCCGCCGCGGCGGCTGTGTCGGCTTCCAAGGCCGGCGTGGCCATGCCCGCCGCCGCCAAGCTGATGGCCGACAACAATCTGGCTGGCGGCTCCGTGTCTGGCACCGGCAAGGACGGCCGTGTGACCAAGGGTGACGTGCTGTCGGCCGTGGCCGGTGGTGCCAAGCCGGCACCCGCTGCCATTCCGACCGGCGCACCGGCCAAGGCCTTGCCGCAGGTGTCCGCGCCGAGCACTTCGCTGCACCTGGGCGAGCGCCCCGAGCAACGTGTGCCCATGACGCGTCTGCGTGCGCGCGTGGCCGAGCGTCTGCTGCAATCGCAGTCGACCAATGCCATTCTGACCACCTTCAACGAAGTGAACATGGCCCCGGTCATGGAGCTGCGCAAGAAGTTCCAGGATTCCTTCACCAAGGAACACGGTACCAAGCTGGGCTTCATGTCCTTCTTTGTCAAGGCGGCCGTGCATGCCCTGAAGAAGTACCCCGTGCTCAACGCCAGCGTGGACGGCAATGACATCGTCTACCACGGTTACTTCGACATCGGCATCGCCGTCGGTTCACCGCGCGGCCTGGTGGTGCCCATCCTGCGCAACGCCGACCAGATGAGCTTCGCCGACATCGAGAAGAAGATCGCCGAGTTCGGCAAAAAGGCGCAGGAAGGCAAGCTGGGCATCGAAGAGATGACGGGCGGCACCTTCTCCATCTCCAACGGTGGCACCTTCGGCTCGATGATGTCCACCCCCATCATCAACCCGCCCCAATCGGCCATCCTGGGCGTGCACGCCACCAAGGACCGTGCCGTGGTCGAAAACGGCCAGATCGTGGTGCGCCCGATGAACTACCTGGCCATGAGCTACGACCACCGCATCATCGACGGCCGCGAAGCCGTGCTGGGACTGGTCGCGATGAAGGATGCGCTGGAAGATCCTTCGCGTCTGCTGTTCGACATCTGA
- a CDS encoding ATP-dependent DNA helicase, protein MSLPETAEGQVAPALPRQVVADSLRAEVSAAFAEGGLLARGFPSFRARDGQTEMALAVADTLSRREVLVVEAGTGVGKTYAYLVPALLSGQRVMLSTATKTLQDQLHGRDLPRLLQLLGLPLRTALLKGRASYLCLHRLEQARQGATSGHAASGPSAHALSRIEQWARQTRTGDLAELPGLDERSPLIPLITSTRDNCLGQDCPRYRDCHVNLARREALAADLLVVNHHLFFADLAVRESGMAELLPTVDAVIFDEAHQLNETGVQFLGRQLSSSQVLDFARDLLATGLQQARGLADWRQLTGAIEHAIQDLRLCAGRAPTGGLRLSWSDATPERLNADAWAAALQGLQQACEDARAALTHVDELGPDFLRLADRARDLTALATFFLAPASPEAVRWLEVAQQLRLIESPLDIADTVRARLIPPVPDAAQDEPGHGTDGAPRAASRAWIFTSATLGDEETLRWFTEPCGLQDARVLRVRSPFDYARQAALYVPPVFPKPGEARHAEAVAALVARFAPTLGGRTLVLTTTLRALRDIGERLPELLAEAVQAPEGTVPPSASRLEVLCQGQRPKRELLERLRRGAESPALGCVLVASASFWEGVDIPGDALQLVVIDKLPFPPPGDPLVQARSRRLEAAQRSAFNDYHLPEAAVALKQGAGRLIRSESDRGLLVIGDPRLAQMGYGRRLLAGLPPMQRLGTEAEALAWLAALRAG, encoded by the coding sequence ATGAGCCTGCCTGAGACCGCCGAGGGACAGGTGGCCCCGGCCTTGCCGCGGCAAGTTGTCGCGGACAGCCTGCGTGCGGAAGTCTCGGCAGCTTTTGCCGAGGGCGGGCTGCTCGCGCGCGGTTTCCCGTCGTTCCGGGCGCGAGACGGGCAGACCGAGATGGCGCTGGCCGTGGCCGACACCTTGTCGCGTCGCGAAGTGTTGGTGGTGGAGGCCGGGACCGGCGTCGGCAAGACCTATGCCTACCTCGTGCCCGCGCTGCTGAGTGGCCAGCGCGTGATGCTGTCCACCGCGACCAAAACCCTGCAGGACCAGTTGCATGGCCGTGATCTGCCGCGCCTGCTTCAATTGCTGGGCCTGCCTTTGCGCACGGCCTTGCTCAAGGGACGCGCCAGTTACCTTTGCCTGCACCGTCTGGAACAGGCGCGCCAGGGCGCGACGTCCGGCCATGCCGCCTCGGGCCCGTCCGCGCATGCGCTGTCACGCATCGAGCAATGGGCCCGGCAGACGCGCACGGGGGACCTGGCCGAGCTGCCGGGTCTGGACGAACGCTCGCCCCTGATTCCGCTCATCACGTCCACGCGCGACAACTGCCTGGGGCAGGACTGTCCACGTTATCGCGACTGCCATGTCAACCTCGCACGACGCGAGGCCCTGGCCGCGGACCTGCTGGTGGTCAACCACCACCTCTTCTTCGCCGATCTGGCCGTGCGTGAGTCCGGCATGGCAGAACTGCTGCCGACGGTGGACGCCGTGATCTTCGACGAGGCTCACCAGCTCAATGAAACCGGCGTGCAGTTCCTCGGCCGCCAGTTGTCCAGCAGCCAAGTGCTGGACTTTGCGCGCGACCTGCTGGCCACGGGCCTGCAGCAGGCGCGGGGCCTGGCCGACTGGCGCCAGCTCACGGGTGCCATCGAACATGCCATCCAGGACTTGCGCTTGTGCGCGGGGCGTGCCCCAACGGGTGGCCTGCGTCTGAGCTGGAGCGACGCCACGCCCGAGCGCCTGAACGCGGATGCCTGGGCAGCAGCCCTGCAGGGCCTGCAACAGGCTTGCGAGGACGCGCGCGCGGCCCTGACGCACGTTGATGAACTGGGTCCGGATTTCCTGCGTTTGGCGGATCGGGCGCGTGACCTGACCGCGCTGGCCACGTTTTTTCTGGCGCCGGCCTCTCCCGAAGCCGTGCGCTGGCTGGAAGTGGCGCAGCAATTGCGGCTGATCGAATCGCCTCTGGACATCGCCGACACGGTGCGCGCGCGCCTGATTCCCCCTGTGCCCGATGCGGCGCAGGATGAGCCGGGGCACGGCACGGACGGAGCGCCCCGTGCGGCGTCCCGAGCCTGGATCTTCACCTCCGCGACTCTGGGCGATGAGGAGACTTTGCGCTGGTTCACCGAGCCCTGCGGCCTGCAGGATGCGCGTGTGCTGCGCGTGCGCAGCCCCTTTGACTATGCGCGGCAGGCCGCGCTCTACGTGCCGCCGGTGTTTCCCAAGCCCGGTGAGGCTCGGCACGCTGAAGCCGTGGCCGCCTTGGTGGCCCGCTTCGCACCGACGCTCGGTGGGCGCACCCTGGTACTGACGACGACCTTGCGCGCCTTGCGTGACATCGGTGAGCGCCTGCCAGAGCTGCTGGCGGAGGCGGTGCAAGCCCCAGAGGGAACGGTACCTCCAAGTGCAAGCCGCCTGGAGGTGCTGTGCCAGGGGCAGCGGCCCAAGCGCGAGTTGCTGGAGCGCTTGCGGCGGGGCGCCGAGTCACCCGCGCTGGGCTGCGTGCTGGTGGCGTCCGCGTCCTTCTGGGAAGGGGTGGACATTCCGGGCGACGCCTTGCAACTGGTGGTGATCGACAAGCTGCCCTTTCCTCCGCCAGGCGACCCACTGGTGCAGGCGCGCAGTCGCAGACTGGAGGCCGCGCAACGCAGCGCCTTCAACGACTACCACTTGCCCGAAGCCGCCGTGGCGCTCAAGCAGGGCGCGGGACGCCTGATCCGCAGCGAATCAGACCGGGGCCTGCTAGTGATTGGGGACCCCCGCCTCGCCCAGATGGGTTATGGGCGTCGCCTCCTCGCGGGCCTGCCGCCGATGCAGCGCCTGGGCACGGAGGCCGAAGCCCTGGCCTGGCTGGCCGCGCTGCGCGCGGGCTGA